GCGCAGGTGCAAGGATGCTCATTACTGAAGACGGGCAACTGACCGGCGCTATCAGCGGCGGCTGCCTGGAAGGTGATGCTTTACGCAAGGCACGAATGGTGATAATGCAGCAGGAACCATTGCTTGTTACCTACGACACCCGCGACGATGATGACGCCAAGTTGGGCGTTGGCCTTGGTTGCAATGGCCTTATCCATATATTGATAGAGCCAATAAATGACCACCTTCACAACCCCGTTAGCTTATTAAAAAAGATCATTAATAACCGAAGTCATGCGGTACTTGTTACCGTATTTTCAACGGAAGACCGCAAAGCGACGCAGCCAGGTACTATTTTGTGCCTGACAGAGAATAAACACATAGTGGCCCGGGGCGAGAATTTGCCGTATTATGATAATCTGCTCAACAATGCTTCAAGAGTACTGGAAAATCACCGGTCGGAAACGATCAATTATACAGATGCCATTGAGTATACTGCTTTTGTGGAGCATGTTAAACCGTTAATATCCCTCGTGATCGTTGGCGCAGGAAACGACGCCATACCATTGACAAAGATCGCATCAGTTTTAGGGTGGGAAATTACTGTAGTCGACGGGCGGCCCTCCTACGCAGATCCAGCACGCTTCCCTTCGGCAAAAAAGGTTGTCGTGTCCAAACCTGAACAAGCATTGTCGCACATCATAATAAATGAATGGACAGCCTTTGTGCTAATGACGCACAATTACAATTACGAGGTCGCGTTGCTAAAAGAGCTACTGCCGGTACGACCACCCTACATCGGCATCCTGGGTCCGAAAAAGAAACTGGAACGTATCCTGGGTGAATTAGAGGAAGGCGGCATGCACATGACTGAAGATCGGTTAAGCCGTATCTATGGCCCGGTTGGGCTGGACATAGGCTCCGAAGGGTCGGAAGAGATTGCATTGTCCATCGTTGCTGAAATTAAGGCAGTATTATCCTCGAGAAATGGCTATTCATTAAAATATAAGGACACCCCTATCCACAATGTCCATTTGAAAATATCTTGATAATGACCGGACTTATTATCCTTGCAGCAGGCTGTTCATCAAGACTTGGCGAACCTAAACAAAATCTTGTATTTGATAATAAGACGCTACTGCAAAGAGCCATCGACGCAGGAAGAGGCTCCGGCTGTAATCCCGTTATTGTGGTGTTAGGCGCTAATGCCGGTGCGATCGTCCCGGTTATCAGCGGGCAAGACGATATCCTGATCGTTATTAATCCTGAGTGGCAGGAAGGGATCGCTTCATCGATACGAACTGGTCTTGCTGAAATTGAGAAAGACGATCGCGTTAGCAACGCTATCATTATGCTTTGCGACCAGCCCTTTGTTGATGCGGCGCTTCTTCAAAAATTGATCCTTGCAAAACAGCAGTCGGGCAAAAATATCGTTGCGTGCAGCTATGCAGGAACAATAGGTGTACCGGCTTTATTTGATAGAATATTATTCGCAAAGCTTCTGAAGCTGCAGGGACAAGATGGAGCAAAAAAAATCCTGAAGGACCACCCGGATGACGTGGCAACGATTGAATTTGACAAGGGCAATATCGATATCGACACAAAAGGCGATTACGATCATTTACTCAACGCTGGCAATTAACCAGAGATTTATCGTGAACCTATTTCAATTCATGTTTTTGTAGATTTCGGGGGCATTTGAGTTAACTACCACCGTATCTATTTGTACCATTCAAAATGAAAAATATTCTGAAATTCTGTGTTTTTTCTTTAGCGCTGTTTAACCTGCATGCCCTGCAAGCTCAAAAGAAGCTTATTACTTTACATCAGGGGCTTGTTATTAAACATTCCGTAATTGTCAAAAATAAAATTTACCATTTAGCAGGCACCGATTCATTGTTCCTGGCACCAATTGTTATTGAAGGCGATAATGTCTCAGTAGATTTTAATGGTGCCGTGATCGACGGCTCTTCCGATCCGGAAAACCCGGACAAATTCGTGGGCACAGCTGTTATTATTAAAAGCGGGAAGAACATCACCATAAAAAATCTAATAGTTAAAGGTTTTAAAGTAGGTGTAATGGCGCGGGGAATAAGCGGTCTTAAGATAATTAATAGCGATTTCAGTTATAATTTCAGGCAGCATTTGAATAGTAACCGGGAACGGGAAGACCTAGCCGACTGGCAAAGCTACCACCATAATGAAAAAGATGAATGGCTTCGTTTTGGCGCAGGAATTTACTTAAGGGGCTGCGATAGCGCAGATATTCATGGCAACATTATTATTGAAGGACAGTGCGGGCTAATGATGACTAATTGCAATGGAGGTTTGATATACAATAATAATTTCTCATTTAATTCTGGAATCGGGATCGGGATGTACCGCAGCAGTAATAACCGTGTCCTTTATAACAAGCTTGACTGGAACGTGCGTGGCTTTAGCGATGGTGTTTATTACCGCGGGCAGGATTCGGCCGGTATCCTGGTATTTGAGCAATGTGATAATAATACTTTTGCATGGAATTCGGTAACCCACTCGGGCGATGGATTCTTTCTATGGGCGGGTCAAACGACGATGGATAGCGGCGAAGGCGGCTGTAATGATAACCTGCTTTTCTCGAACGATTTTTCCTATGCCCCCACAAACGGGGTTGAGCTTACCTTCAGCCGTAATAAGGTTATCAATAATATCATACACGATTGCTGGCATGGCGTGTGGGGAGGATTTAGTTATAACACCATCATCGCTAACAATGACTTTGCGGGCAACATGTCTTCTATAGCCATAGAGCACGGCAAGGATAATATTATTGATCAGAATACTTTTACAAGTGAAAAAGTTGGTATCGAATTATGGTCAAATCCTAAAAGGCCTAAAGATTTTGGCTACCTGAAAAAAAGAGATACCAGGAGCATCAACTACAGCATCAGGAACAACACTTTTACCGATGTTAAGAATATTTTCAATATCAATAATACAGATAATGTGGCAATCGATAACAATAAAATATCGGGCAGTACTTTACAGCAAAAGTTTGATACCACGGTAAACGATCTTGAAATTGATAAAACAGGCGGCCAGGCGAAACCTGTAATAGACAGTAGTTATTTTCCAAAGCCGGGCGTTATTGTGAGCGGGCAAAACACCCGTTTAGCTGCGTCAGAACCACAAGGCAAAAAATATATCATGATGACGGAATGGGGGCCATACAGCTTTAAATACCCCATAGCCTGGTGGAATAAAACCGATAGTTCGGGTAAAATAAGTCTGGATGTGCTTGGCCCGGCCGGGAAATGGAAGATCATCGGCATTAAAGGCGCCACTGCACTAACGAACGCATCGGGTGTGCTGCCGGGGAACGTGACGATCCGGAAAGACACATCAGCATTAACAAACATTGATATAAAATTTGAATATAAGGGTGATGCGGTTACTTCAGCATTCGGAAAAAAATATAGAGCCGGGCAGCCATATTATTTTTATTACAGGCAATTTGATATCCCATATAAATGGGAGACAAAATGGTTCGTTTTCGATACGACCAGCGACCCGGTTAAGAACGAAGCTAAATTCAGGCAACTAATGGCCGGAAAACCTGTTAAAACAACAGAAGGTACCGAATTAAGCATCGTATTCGGAAAAGGCTTTGGTAAAAACATTCCGAGGGAGAAGATAGCAACAATGTCCTCATCAGCCATAGATGTTCCGGAAGGACTGTATAAGATCGGGATAAGCGCATCGGAGATGGTAAGAGTTTATATCGACGATAAATTGGTTATGGAGAATTGGGACCCCTCCAGGCTTATTTATGACGCCGATTACCACCGTGATGCGGTATTGCCTTTAAAAGGCCGGCATATTATGCGCATTGAACAAGCCCAATATGGAGATTATGGTATGCTGAATATTATTATCAAACCTGTTTATAAAGGAAACTAACATCTGCCGGTTTAACATAAAAAAAACCTTCAGATACTTTCTGAGGGCTTTTCTGTGATAATTGAAGATCTATATAGTCAATTATTTTACTCTGGAGCTTTTTTGAGGTACCAAGGGTACTATTATAATAGCTATCAAAAGGGCAACCTCTAATACAGTTATCATGTTTTCGTTATTATATGTTAAATAAAACCATTTACAGCGTGGGCACTAACTAATTACGGGAACATAGTACCTCGGCGGGATTACGGCTAAAAACATGCCATTTCAAACATTTATTTTTCCAGAGAAAATTCACGAAAAAGGGAAATTACAGGAATTAAAAATTCACTTTGAAAAAAATCAGAACCGGAAAAAAACTTTACACAGAAATTTAGCCAGGGAAAAAAAATTGGGTAAAATGATGAATAATTTCCTTTTTAAAAAAAATGACCAATAACTGGAAAAAAAAATCGGGTTTTATGAAAAAATGGAGTCGAATTAGCAAAAACGAGAGGGCAATGCCTTAATTTACCAGTTAAACGACCAAAAATCATTCATTTTTCTCCCCTTCTTCATAAATAATATGAAAAACCTTTTACTTTCCATCCTGATAACGAAAATGAAATCATTTTTGCCATATTGTCATATTTTGTATTTTATGACAATATGGCACAAAAAATCAGCCTAAAAAGCCTGACAAACCACTGTCAAAATGGCAAATATTGGGAATTGTGGTAAATTATGCCATTTTTACCCCGTGCCAAATTCCACGACCTACAAACGGGGTTTAAATGACGTTGAGCATCTTTTGCGTAGCCTTGATGGCCGAAACGGTTTGATCGCTATCCAAACCTCGGGTTTTGAATTCCTTGCCGCTATACTCCCAGGTAATGATAGTTTCGCACAAAGCGTCGGATTTACCGCCCGGAGGAATGCGTACGGCGTAATCCGTCAGCATAGGCAATACCAGTTTCTTTTTTTGATAGATCACTTTCAGGGCGTTCATAAAAGCATCGTATTGGCCATCGCCTTGCGCATGTTCTTCAAAGGTTTCACCATTGACGTTGATCCGCAGTGTAACCGATGGCCGCAAATTTTTGGAATGTGTAAGCACGTAGTTCTCTACATGAACCTTCTCTTCTATTGCATCGCTGTCCAGTACATCCGAAATGATATAGGGCAGGTCGGATTGCGTTACTGTTTCCTTCCTGTCGCCCAATTCAATTATTTTTTGGGTTACCTTTTTCAAATCGGCATCGGACAGGCGAATGCCCAGTTGCTGCAGGTTATTTTCGATGTTAGCCTTGCCGCTTGTTTTACCAAGCGCGTATTTGCGCGTGCGCCCAAAACGTTCGGGCATCAGGTCATTAAAGTAAAGATTGTTCTTTTTATCACCATCAGCATGGATACCGGCAGTTTGGGTAAACACATTTTCGCCAACTACAGGCTTATTTGCTGGGATGCGAAAGCCTGAAAAAGTTTCCACCAGCTTACTAACCGAATAAAGCGAGGCTTCATCAACGGAAGTATTCACATCCTTCACAAAATCATTTAAAACAGCTATGGTACTTGCCAAAGGAGCATTTCCCGCACGTTCGCCCATGCCGTTGATCGTAAGGTGTAAGCCCCTTACTCCGGCATTTACGGCCTCCAGCACATTGGCAATACTCAGGTCGTAATCATTATGGGCATGAAAGTCAAAATGAATGTCCGGATATTTCTCAACTATTTCCTTTAAATATTCCCTTGTTTCAGATGGTATCAAAACTCCCAGGGTATCAGGCAATAATATCCGCTTAACCGGCTGTTTAACTAAAAACTCAAGGTATTGGAACACATAATCCTTAGAATGACGCATACCATTGCTCCAGTCCTCGAGGTATACGTTACAGGCTATACCATTTTGCGCGGCATATGCTATTACCTCGCTCACTTCCTGAAAATGCTGTTCAGGCGTTTTTTTAAGCTGGTACTTGAGGTGGTTCATCGAACCTTTCGTGAGCAGGTTCATCACCTTCGCCCCTGCTTTTACCATCCAGTCAACCGATGTCGTACCGTCTACAAATGTCAGCACCTCGATCTTATCGATAAAGCCATTCTCCGACGCCCAGTCTGTTATCTTCTTCACCGCCTGGAACTCTCCTTCTGATACCCGGGCCGATGCGATTTCGATGCGGTCGACTTTCACTTCAGTAAGCAATAACTGGGCAATGGTCAGTTTTTCGGAGGCAGAGAAGGATACACCGCTGGTTTGTTCACCATCCCTTAGCGTGGTATCCATTATTTCAATGTGGCGTTGCGATTTGGTCATTATAGTTTATAACTGGCATTACCCGCAAATATTTGAATGCGAACAATATAAATTTTTAACAGGAGTGCAATAATCGGAAAAACAAGCGTAAATCGGTAATAATTTATGAAAAACCTTAAAGACTATGGGATAGGTGGGAAATATCTCTCCAATACATCCAGTGCTGATCCAAATTTTCTGCACCCATTGATGCATAAAACTTTCTTGCTGCTTCGTTTCCAGGGTCGACGCAGACTTTTCGCGCGCCCTTTTCTTCGAACCATTTAGCCAAAAGACGCACTAATTCGCTTGCTATTCCTTTCCGGCGATGCTTACTCGTTACATCTATCCATTCCAGTTCGCCATCACAATCCAGTCGCGTGGTTAAATGGCCGGCAATAAAACCGATGATTTCATCATCTTTCATTGCGACAAAAGCAACACGGGGCGCTAATGCTTTTTGTGGGTGGCGCGTACCATCCAGGTAGCCCGTTATTCTTGGCATCCAATATTGCGCCTCGCCCCAGCCTTCCGAACGCAACCGCGCCAAAGCCGCGATGTCAGCGTTAGTTGCGGCGCGGTAGTTTATTTCCATTAATAAAATTTCAACGAATTGCCGGGCGAAATATGATCAACCTTTACACCCGGTATATTCTTGTTCAGCCACTCTAACATAAATTGTGAGCCAGGCTCTTCACTGGCGATATGACCCATCACCACCAAATTGATATTATCACCTTTGGCCCTTGCATCGCGCACATATTCGGCAGTCTCCCATTCAGATATTTCACCACAGAAAAGAACGTTGGGCTTTAATTTACTGATAGTTTCTATTTGCCGCTGGCCGCCGGCAGCACCAGGCATGTAGATAACCCGCCTGCATTGTGCGGAAAGATCGCCGATATACCTTACCGTATCGATGCGCAATACTTTTTTTGCGTGGCTGATCAATTCGTGAAGCGGTGTACTGGACATGGTGAGAACATTGGGTATATCCTTATCAGAATACTGATCCCACTCCAGCAGCTTTAGAGCTGTAACAGTAACCGGGTCCGGGTTCATGGTGTGAATATAATCGTGGTTGCGCCAAACCGTAATACCATGTTCTTTTAAAAGATTGGCCTTATACTGATAAACATCATCGTCTTTCAGCCAATCGGTGTTATCTGTATGATTGTAAAAGGTTGGTTCGTGGGCGATAATGAAATTTGCGCCCAGTTTTATCGTTTTTTCAATAATGCCGACGGTTGCAAACATCGTCGTTACTATGCCGGTAACCACTGTATCGGGGCTACCTGATTTTAGTGTATCTACCGTGTTGCTTTTTACCCCACCTGGCACCTGGCCGATAAACATATCCATGATCTGCCTGACAGTGTACGTACCGTCAGGCTTAAAGAATCCGGCGGCGCTGCTCATTTGCGGAATAGATAAAGCGGCCACTCCTGCCCCGGCGATCAGGGCTGAATCGCGGATGAATTTACGGCGGCCCTGGCTATTTTGCCCAACAGGTTGCTTGTTTTCGGTTGACATAATTGATCTACTATCTTAGAATACAAGGTTATCAATTTTCACCTGTAATATCAAAACAATAAAACCCGGTAATTGCACCGGGCTCCATGAATAAGTACGTTCAATTTGATTTCATTACTGTGCATGTTCGTGGTCCTTGCGTTCATGTTCTTCATCATCCATATCCGGACCTTTTTCTATTTTCCTCCAGTCAACATCCTTTCCATAACGCTTCATAGCTACCGACGGATCAAACACACGTGTGTCGCTTCGAACCAGTGTATAAGGAGTAAAATCCGGCTTGTTTGTAAAAAAGTCGCGCAGCAGGGTCCCGGTTGCATCATACTGATTCACGTAGGGTACGTCCAGTATATTATAAATCGTTTTCAGGATAGATCCAAAATTGGCGTGGGTATGGCTCACATATCCTTTTTTTACATAAGGCCCCGCCATCATCAATATAGAACGGTGGGCATCCAAATGATCAACTCCACCTTGCGGGTCATCCTCGGTAATGATCACCAGCATATTTTTCCAGTATTTGGTACGTGATAAAAAGTGTAATATCCGCCCTACAGCCAGGTCGTTATCCGCCATATACGATTGCTTCATGGGATACCCGTCTGCGGGCCGCACATCTGCCGTATGGTCATTAGGCACCTGCATGGTAATGAGTGCCGGCATTTTGCGCTTGCCTGTGATCCACATTTTGGTGAATTCGCTTTCAAACTGGTCCATCCTGAACTGATCGGGAATGTTTGTGTTAAAACCTGCGTAATTGTGGCTCGTACGATTGAACAGCGCTTTTTGCATGGGCACCATTACCACATGGCCCGACCCGGTAGCGGTATCGGTCCATATCTCGCGGTTATGCGCGGTCTCATTTCCTTCGCCGAAATTGTAAAAGCTTACGTGCTTGCGGCCAAGGGCCTCCCATAAACCACCCCGTTCGGCATAGTCCTCGGGATCCATGCTGCCGGTTGATCCCGGAAACCTGCGACCCGGCGCTTTAGAAAAGATTTTGGCCGTTTTGCTTACATTGGAATTCGCCTCAACCCATTCATTCGGTATTACGCCAAGCATCCAGTGATGCCCGTGTATGGAGGCGTCGCTGTCGCAGTAGTAGTTATCAGAAAATGCAAATTGTTGTGCCGCTTTGATATGGTTCGGCGATACGTTCATATTGGGTAACTGCACTCTGAGCGCATCGGGCAAAGTGTACTCGCAATGCACGCCAAAACGCGCAAGGGTACTATCGCCTTTTGCATTTTTCAGTTGGCCCAGCACTTCGTCGTAGGTACGGTTTTCCTTCGTGATATAAACAATGTACTTTATAGGCGTTTTGGTTAGACCGGGCAAAACGGGTAGTGGATTTTTAGGATCCGGCATAACAGATTTGCTGATTAGTGTATTCGCTATTACCTGTTTGGTGTAAGCAGCCAGCTGTTTTGAGTTAGGCACGGGCACTTTCTGAAATAAGCCAAGCTGTATGTCGCCTATGTAAGTCCCCTGGGGAGGTTTTACAAATCCGTCGCCACCGTTTGGCCCTGCTCCAAAACCCCGGCACGATGTAATGTATAATTCTTTACCATCAACAGATAATCTTACGCGAGCAGGGCCCCATCCTGCAGGTATAAGCCCCACTGTCGTCCCGGTAGCAACATCTATCACTGCCACCGCATTAAATCCAAGCAAAGCAACATATAATGTTTTTTCGTCTTTGCTTAAAGCGATGCCAAAAGGCAAATAACCGCGATACTTATCAATGCGACTATCAACCCGGATAGGAATGGTGCCTGATAATTTATTGTTTTTATAATCGATAATGCTGATGTTATCATTCGTAGCATTGGTAACATAGGCCAGGCTTTTACCAACAGCTATCGAGTTTGGACTTGCACCGCCAACTACTTCGGCTCCTTCTATCATTTGTCCAACCTGGTAGCCTGTTTTAAACCTGCTGATTACTTTATTAATAATAAGGTCAATTGTAAACACGCTCATCGCTTCGGGCGACGATGGGCTGCCTACCCCGGGGATAGTTCGTCCTTCTACGACAGTACCATTGATCGACTCCTTTGTATTGTCGCCGTAAGGGTGATGTGTTATCATAATGGAATCGACATTCTTTTCCGTAGCGCCTTTGATCAATGGATATGAGTACATCCCTACATTGGCTACAAAAGCCATTTTATGATCGGGACTCAAAGAAAGGCCGAAGGGCTGCCTGCCAACATCGATGGATGCAACGTTCTTTTTCGTGGCAAGATCGATCCGAACCATCCTAAAATTACCGCGGTCCAAAACGAGCAGTTCGTTCGTTGTGGTAACAAGTAACAGGTCGGAAGTGAAACTATCGTCATAATTTTTCCCGTTAATTTCTCCGTTAAGCGACAGGGAATCAATTATCCGAAGTTTCTCCGTATCAAAAA
Above is a window of Mucilaginibacter ginsenosidivorans DNA encoding:
- a CDS encoding GNAT family N-acetyltransferase, producing MEINYRAATNADIAALARLRSEGWGEAQYWMPRITGYLDGTRHPQKALAPRVAFVAMKDDEIIGFIAGHLTTRLDCDGELEWIDVTSKHRRKGIASELVRLLAKWFEEKGARKVCVDPGNEAARKFYASMGAENLDQHWMYWRDISHLSHSL
- a CDS encoding alpha-isopropylmalate synthase regulatory domain-containing protein, encoding MTKSQRHIEIMDTTLRDGEQTSGVSFSASEKLTIAQLLLTEVKVDRIEIASARVSEGEFQAVKKITDWASENGFIDKIEVLTFVDGTTSVDWMVKAGAKVMNLLTKGSMNHLKYQLKKTPEQHFQEVSEVIAYAAQNGIACNVYLEDWSNGMRHSKDYVFQYLEFLVKQPVKRILLPDTLGVLIPSETREYLKEIVEKYPDIHFDFHAHNDYDLSIANVLEAVNAGVRGLHLTINGMGERAGNAPLASTIAVLNDFVKDVNTSVDEASLYSVSKLVETFSGFRIPANKPVVGENVFTQTAGIHADGDKKNNLYFNDLMPERFGRTRKYALGKTSGKANIENNLQQLGIRLSDADLKKVTQKIIELGDRKETVTQSDLPYIISDVLDSDAIEEKVHVENYVLTHSKNLRPSVTLRINVNGETFEEHAQGDGQYDAFMNALKVIYQKKKLVLPMLTDYAVRIPPGGKSDALCETIITWEYSGKEFKTRGLDSDQTVSAIKATQKMLNVI
- a CDS encoding phosphoesterase, encoding MNARYVLILSVFLLVSVTAVAQQKVNILEVPGYSQYCKIDTAGISVLPSGRFVKPAGQMARITHDPFGLSLSPDGKKAVTLHNGVITLIDLASLKTIRIPKYGTNKKDLPFRDGNFLGVAFAPDSRTVYLSGGDNGAVFVFDTEKLRIIDSLSLNGEINGKNYDDSFTSDLLLVTTTNELLVLDRGNFRMVRIDLATKKNVASIDVGRQPFGLSLSPDHKMAFVANVGMYSYPLIKGATEKNVDSIMITHHPYGDNTKESINGTVVEGRTIPGVGSPSSPEAMSVFTIDLIINKVISRFKTGYQVGQMIEGAEVVGGASPNSIAVGKSLAYVTNATNDNISIIDYKNNKLSGTIPIRVDSRIDKYRGYLPFGIALSKDEKTLYVALLGFNAVAVIDVATGTTVGLIPAGWGPARVRLSVDGKELYITSCRGFGAGPNGGDGFVKPPQGTYIGDIQLGLFQKVPVPNSKQLAAYTKQVIANTLISKSVMPDPKNPLPVLPGLTKTPIKYIVYITKENRTYDEVLGQLKNAKGDSTLARFGVHCEYTLPDALRVQLPNMNVSPNHIKAAQQFAFSDNYYCDSDASIHGHHWMLGVIPNEWVEANSNVSKTAKIFSKAPGRRFPGSTGSMDPEDYAERGGLWEALGRKHVSFYNFGEGNETAHNREIWTDTATGSGHVVMVPMQKALFNRTSHNYAGFNTNIPDQFRMDQFESEFTKMWITGKRKMPALITMQVPNDHTADVRPADGYPMKQSYMADNDLAVGRILHFLSRTKYWKNMLVIITEDDPQGGVDHLDAHRSILMMAGPYVKKGYVSHTHANFGSILKTIYNILDVPYVNQYDATGTLLRDFFTNKPDFTPYTLVRSDTRVFDPSVAMKRYGKDVDWRKIEKGPDMDDEEHERKDHEHAQ
- a CDS encoding XdhC family protein, with protein sequence MKEIIDIVAAYDEAFKEGKKTALAIVVQVEGSAYRRAGARMLITEDGQLTGAISGGCLEGDALRKARMVIMQQEPLLVTYDTRDDDDAKLGVGLGCNGLIHILIEPINDHLHNPVSLLKKIINNRSHAVLVTVFSTEDRKATQPGTILCLTENKHIVARGENLPYYDNLLNNASRVLENHRSETINYTDAIEYTAFVEHVKPLISLVIVGAGNDAIPLTKIASVLGWEITVVDGRPSYADPARFPSAKKVVVSKPEQALSHIIINEWTAFVLMTHNYNYEVALLKELLPVRPPYIGILGPKKKLERILGELEEGGMHMTEDRLSRIYGPVGLDIGSEGSEEIALSIVAEIKAVLSSRNGYSLKYKDTPIHNVHLKIS
- a CDS encoding right-handed parallel beta-helix repeat-containing protein; this encodes MKNILKFCVFSLALFNLHALQAQKKLITLHQGLVIKHSVIVKNKIYHLAGTDSLFLAPIVIEGDNVSVDFNGAVIDGSSDPENPDKFVGTAVIIKSGKNITIKNLIVKGFKVGVMARGISGLKIINSDFSYNFRQHLNSNREREDLADWQSYHHNEKDEWLRFGAGIYLRGCDSADIHGNIIIEGQCGLMMTNCNGGLIYNNNFSFNSGIGIGMYRSSNNRVLYNKLDWNVRGFSDGVYYRGQDSAGILVFEQCDNNTFAWNSVTHSGDGFFLWAGQTTMDSGEGGCNDNLLFSNDFSYAPTNGVELTFSRNKVINNIIHDCWHGVWGGFSYNTIIANNDFAGNMSSIAIEHGKDNIIDQNTFTSEKVGIELWSNPKRPKDFGYLKKRDTRSINYSIRNNTFTDVKNIFNINNTDNVAIDNNKISGSTLQQKFDTTVNDLEIDKTGGQAKPVIDSSYFPKPGVIVSGQNTRLAASEPQGKKYIMMTEWGPYSFKYPIAWWNKTDSSGKISLDVLGPAGKWKIIGIKGATALTNASGVLPGNVTIRKDTSALTNIDIKFEYKGDAVTSAFGKKYRAGQPYYFYYRQFDIPYKWETKWFVFDTTSDPVKNEAKFRQLMAGKPVKTTEGTELSIVFGKGFGKNIPREKIATMSSSAIDVPEGLYKIGISASEMVRVYIDDKLVMENWDPSRLIYDADYHRDAVLPLKGRHIMRIEQAQYGDYGMLNIIIKPVYKGN
- a CDS encoding nucleotidyltransferase family protein, with the translated sequence MTGLIILAAGCSSRLGEPKQNLVFDNKTLLQRAIDAGRGSGCNPVIVVLGANAGAIVPVISGQDDILIVINPEWQEGIASSIRTGLAEIEKDDRVSNAIIMLCDQPFVDAALLQKLILAKQQSGKNIVACSYAGTIGVPALFDRILFAKLLKLQGQDGAKKILKDHPDDVATIEFDKGNIDIDTKGDYDHLLNAGN
- a CDS encoding Nif3-like dinuclear metal center hexameric protein, which translates into the protein MSTENKQPVGQNSQGRRKFIRDSALIAGAGVAALSIPQMSSAAGFFKPDGTYTVRQIMDMFIGQVPGGVKSNTVDTLKSGSPDTVVTGIVTTMFATVGIIEKTIKLGANFIIAHEPTFYNHTDNTDWLKDDDVYQYKANLLKEHGITVWRNHDYIHTMNPDPVTVTALKLLEWDQYSDKDIPNVLTMSSTPLHELISHAKKVLRIDTVRYIGDLSAQCRRVIYMPGAAGGQRQIETISKLKPNVLFCGEISEWETAEYVRDARAKGDNINLVVMGHIASEEPGSQFMLEWLNKNIPGVKVDHISPGNSLKFY